One window of the Magnolia sinica isolate HGM2019 chromosome 19, MsV1, whole genome shotgun sequence genome contains the following:
- the LOC131235572 gene encoding RNA demethylase ALKBH9B-like isoform X2: MCFGQKTTLFVAFRRSESGSFSYSNLTRRFEEMSRKTLLNGSKEEMGKKEIAAILLSDWMPYLCEGMCGRCSDSLQIRLQNLASSGKINELELSNDNAESSADFCSVDSDWSSPDKRSISSTNGYKVNSQGSSTRTPNSDLSTRWRHTRNFSPAASSQYSVSEQYLGDDFSEGSSADSRLAHDLEVQNGSSLTREEREQIRFSLVERKKDFIFIERINGKPVNTLQGLELHTRVFSEVEQKKIVNYVYNLQQMGREGQLRVRTYSEPRKWMRGKGRVTIQFGCCYNYAVDKNGNPPGIIRDEDVDPIPPLFKMIIKRLVRWHVLPPTCVPNSCIVNIYDEGDCIPPHIDHHDFVRPFCTVSFLTQCNILFGSNLKIAGPGEFSGPVSIPLPVGSVLILNGKGADVAKHCVPAVPGKRYFFSMVHIVECTIIASWCTPFTHRPHIPKVNAFTPTIFGRWEIGLL; encoded by the exons ATGTGTTTTGGACAGAAAACCACGCTCTTTGTTGCTTTTCGGCGGTCAGAATCGGGAAGCTTTTCGTACTCAAATCTAACCCGTCGATTTGAAGAGATGAGCAGAAAGACGCTGTTGAACGGCAGTAAGGAGGAGATGGGGAAGAAGGAGATCGCAGCTATTTTACTTTCCGATTGGATGCCGTACCTGTGCGAAGGGATGTGTGGAAGATGCAGTGATAGTTTGCAGATTCGTCTTCAAAATCTCGCTTCTTCTG GAAAAATCAATGAACTGGAATTATCAAATGATAATGCTGAGAGTTCAGCAGATTTTTGTTCCGTAGACTCGGACTGGTCTTCTCCTGATAaaagatccatttcatcaactaaTGGTTATAAGGTGAactcccaaggaagctcaacaagAACTCCAAATTCTGACTTGTCTACAAGGTGGAGGCATACCCGCAATTTCTCACCTGCTGCAAGCAGCCAATATTCGGTTTCTGAACAATATCTTGGAGATGATTTCAGTGAGGGATCATCAGCAGACAGTCGATTAGCTCATGATTTGGAAGTGCAAAATGGATCCAGTTTGACAAGAGAAGAGAGGGAACAGATTCGTTTTTCACtagttgaaaggaaaaaggaTTTTATTTTCATTGAGAGGATAAATGGGAAGCCAGTTAACACTCTGCAGGGGCTTGAGCTTCACACCCGCGTTTTTAGCGAAGTTGAACAAAAGAAGATTGTCAATTATGTTTACAACCTTCAGCAGATGGGGCGGGAGGGGCAGCTTCGAG TGCGCACATATTCAGAACCAAGGAAATGGATGCGCGGTAAAGGACGTGTAACTATTCAGTTCGGCTGCTGTTACAACTATGCAGTG GATAAAAATGGGAATCCCCCAGGCATTATTCGAGATGAAGATGTGGATCCTATTCCGCCCTTGTTCAAAATGATCATCAAGAGATTGGTCAGGTGGCATGTCCTCCCTCCCACATGTGTTCCCAACAGCTGCATCGTCAACATCTACGATGAAGGAGACTGCATCCCTCCTCATATTGACCACCATGATTTCGTCCGGCCTTTCTGCACTGTCTCATTCTTGACCCAGTGCAATATACTGTTTGGTTCTAACCTGAAAATAGCAGGTCCCGGAGAATTCTCAGGTCCTGTTTCGATACCTCTGCCTGTCGG ATCAGTGCTCATTTTAAACGGGAAAGGTGCAGACGTCGCTAAACACTGCGTGCCGGCTGTCCCCGGCAAGAGGTATTTCTTTTCAATGGTCCATATTGTGGAGTGTACAATCATAGCTAGCTGGTGCACACCATTCACCCACCGTCCACATATTCCAAAAGTGAATGCCTTCACGCCAACTATCTTTGGAAGGTGGGAGATTGGCCTGCTCTAA
- the LOC131235572 gene encoding RNA demethylase ALKBH9B-like isoform X1: protein MCFGQKTTLFVAFRRSESGSFSYSNLTRRFEEMSRKTLLNGSKEEMGKKEIAAILLSDWMPYLCEGMCGRCSDSLQIRLQNLASSGKINELELSNDNAESSADFCSVDSDWSSPDKRSISSTNGYKVNSQGSSTRTPNSDLSTRWRHTRNFSPAASSQYSVSEQYLGDDFSEGSSADSRLAHDLEVQNGSSLTREEREQIRFSLVERKKDFIFIERINGKPVNTLQGLELHTRVFSEVEQKKIVNYVYNLQQMGREGQLRVRTYSEPRKWMRGKGRVTIQFGCCYNYAVDKNGNPPGIIRDEDVDPIPPLFKMIIKRLVRWHVLPPTCVPNSCIVNIYDEGDCIPPHIDHHDFVRPFCTVSFLTQCNILFGSNLKIAGPGEFSGPVSIPLPVGSVLILSGNGADVAKHCVPAVPSKRISITFRKMDDSKLPYRFRPDPELQGLQPLVPTTVNKSLNQQVAQISPPQHRSNQRPSNDTSISLGQDDFPPLGALSLGSKTRAKQER from the exons ATGTGTTTTGGACAGAAAACCACGCTCTTTGTTGCTTTTCGGCGGTCAGAATCGGGAAGCTTTTCGTACTCAAATCTAACCCGTCGATTTGAAGAGATGAGCAGAAAGACGCTGTTGAACGGCAGTAAGGAGGAGATGGGGAAGAAGGAGATCGCAGCTATTTTACTTTCCGATTGGATGCCGTACCTGTGCGAAGGGATGTGTGGAAGATGCAGTGATAGTTTGCAGATTCGTCTTCAAAATCTCGCTTCTTCTG GAAAAATCAATGAACTGGAATTATCAAATGATAATGCTGAGAGTTCAGCAGATTTTTGTTCCGTAGACTCGGACTGGTCTTCTCCTGATAaaagatccatttcatcaactaaTGGTTATAAGGTGAactcccaaggaagctcaacaagAACTCCAAATTCTGACTTGTCTACAAGGTGGAGGCATACCCGCAATTTCTCACCTGCTGCAAGCAGCCAATATTCGGTTTCTGAACAATATCTTGGAGATGATTTCAGTGAGGGATCATCAGCAGACAGTCGATTAGCTCATGATTTGGAAGTGCAAAATGGATCCAGTTTGACAAGAGAAGAGAGGGAACAGATTCGTTTTTCACtagttgaaaggaaaaaggaTTTTATTTTCATTGAGAGGATAAATGGGAAGCCAGTTAACACTCTGCAGGGGCTTGAGCTTCACACCCGCGTTTTTAGCGAAGTTGAACAAAAGAAGATTGTCAATTATGTTTACAACCTTCAGCAGATGGGGCGGGAGGGGCAGCTTCGAG TGCGCACATATTCAGAACCAAGGAAATGGATGCGCGGTAAAGGACGTGTAACTATTCAGTTCGGCTGCTGTTACAACTATGCAGTG GATAAAAATGGGAATCCCCCAGGCATTATTCGAGATGAAGATGTGGATCCTATTCCGCCCTTGTTCAAAATGATCATCAAGAGATTGGTCAGGTGGCATGTCCTCCCTCCCACATGTGTTCCCAACAGCTGCATCGTCAACATCTACGATGAAGGAGACTGCATCCCTCCTCATATTGACCACCATGATTTCGTCCGGCCTTTCTGCACTGTCTCATTCTTGACCCAGTGCAATATACTGTTTGGTTCTAACCTGAAAATAGCAGGTCCCGGAGAATTCTCAGGTCCTGTTTCGATACCTCTGCCTGTCGG ATCAGTGCTCATCTTAAGCGGGAATGGTGCAGACGTCGCTAAACACTGCGTGCCGGCTGTCCCTAGCAAGAG GATTTCAATAACTTTTAGAAAGATGGACGATAGCAAGCTTCCATACAGGTTTAGGCCCGACCCTGAGTTGCAAGGCCTTCAGCCTCTTGTGCCTACGACTGTCAACAAGTCACTTAATCAGCAAGTGGCCCAAATTTCACCGCCCCAGCATCGCAGCAATCAACGGCCCAGCAATGATACAAGCATTAGCCTTGGGCAAGATGATTTTCCCCCACTTGGCGCATTGAGTCTTGGGAGCAAGACGAGGGCCAAACAGGAGCGATGA